From the genome of Toxoplasma gondii ME49 chromosome XII, whole genome shotgun sequence:
CTAGATCAAGCAGGGAGCCCCAGGGCTCTAGCCGGATGAGAGCACGTGTCAGCACAGGATTCTCGAGCGTTTACAAGCCACCAGCTGGACGAGTGAAGACCTGCAAAAAGTGGTGACCTGCAGAAAACCCGTTGTAAACATGAGATCACTACATTCTGACGCTGCACTGATATTACATCATCCAGCAATCGCATACGGGCATGAACACATGTCTTTGGTTATCACTTGTGGCAGAACGTCAAGCATAAAATCAGAGAATTGATGTGTGTATGCAGGCTTTAGCACTGCTTGATTGAGACATGTTCCTGAGTATAAGACACCGATATCTCTATCTCAGTCCGATACACTTGGACTAACTTGCTTACATTAAATCCGTTCCTTGTGACAAGATTTTCTCCGAAATTGTCGCCGCTGGCTAGGTCTAGACCAAGCAAGCACCAGCGGAAGTTGTCCCTTGAACTGAGGTGTTCGAAGGAATCTTTCGGAGATGTTCACTCCAGTGGTACACATGGTGTCTGCCTTCCACATATGCCGTGTAGGACTACCGTCTCTGTGCAGCACGAACAGAGTCCATTCTACTTCATAGCAAAACACTTGGTAGCACGACCTAAGGACAGCCGGTCGCCCGTACTGCTAAGTGTTGTATAGAGAACGCATGCTGTAACACTGCAGGTTGAGAAAACGGCCTGCCAGAAGATGTCTCCTGCAGGCATCTAAAGGCCACCTGTGAGGTAGAACTCAGCCCAGCAGGCTTGAGGCTGACGGAAACAAATGGCTTGTGAAGTGAAGAACAGGCAAGCGAAGTTTCGTCATCGCGATACCTACACATCACTTGAGCATAGTAAGACATCAAGGCCATCGTAGAGTCGTTCCTCGCTAGTGTACACCCCAGCACAAAACAACAATGAGTAGATGTTCCATAGCATCTCTGGCAGGAAAAGCTGATACCAACGAGCTTCAATGAGCTGAAGCGCTGCCAATTCTGTAGCCCTGCTGCCAACATTTGTTTTTCGCCAGTAGCGCGGCCTCAAAGCCAAGCGAAACGCGACTGTTTtggccccccccccctccctcTTTGAATCGACCGAGGAGCAGGAAATGACAGAATCTGCAGCTCGCAGAAAAGTAGAAGATATTGCCGTTTTCCAGCTAAGTGTGCTAAGGAACAGAAACAGCAAACATATCTCACGAGGCTGTTACGATTGTGTGCCTCAAGTCGCGATGTGGAAAAGgacgctctgcatgcagaaaatcCTGTGTGTTGAAGACACTTCGTGCAGAATGCTAGATGGGGCTGCTGTCTCGTGTCATCTTGAGTGAAGCATTGGCCGAGATGCTCACACTCATTATTAGCGCCTAGTACTGTGCATTGGAAACCTTTCCTTTGCCGGGATTATCCTGCCGGACCCCTTATTTCGAGTTCTTTCTGTATTTTGGCAGTCAACCCCAACTGTCAGAGACAACCAGGCAGATGCATCTGGAGCTCTGTGCTGGAGAGGTGTAATTTTCCCAAACCTTTCTCCCACAGTGTTTGCCGCGTTCCTTCATTATCACTCATCCCTATTTCGGTTAGGCTGCTGCTGAGCCGTCTTTGTTGTCGACTTCCTAGTCTCTCTGACAGCCCCCCAACTCTGGCCAGAGATTTAGGTGCCGTGAAACCGCTGGCCCCATGGTTTTGCCCCGCGAGTGAAGGGTGTCAAAGCGGTGCCCACAGTGGAGGAGACTTTTGAAAGAGCTGTAAAAATTGGAACTGCGTCGAGCCCGAAGACGGAAAACGGGCGCAAATTCTGTCTGTACAGATCTTGTCGACAACCGGCGGTGCCGGTGATTCAACACAGGGGTGGCTGCACGGGAAGAGTTGTTGGCCCTTGTTTCTCCGTTCAGAAATCCACAGCACAGAAAGATAATGTTGACGGGATGTATGCACAGTGTTTTTGTCACACAACGGTGGATTCAAGACTTGAGTATAAGTGGCACAATTCCTCAAAGAGGGGTGTACGCCGTCAAAGGCGTGAGACCTTGTTGCAGGAATACTTTCTTCTCAGATTCATGAagaaaggacggagaagcgagggggAAGCGTGATCCTTCGTTCCTAAAGCGTTCAATGTGTCTCAGTGAAAGTCCAGTCTCTTTTGTGTGGGTGGCTCCCTGTCGACGAAATGGGCAAGACGCAACCGCGGCACGGCGAGACAACTTGAGCCCGAGGATCGCAGGGtatgttcttctctcttccttgttccaAGAGTATGGCTAAGAAGGCGGAGGGGTAGTAGCTGGTGAATGCAAAGGAAGACAGACCATTCTTAGGTTTCTCAAGTCCCCGCTTCACATGCCTTAGCGCAAcggcgagacggagaacagagacCCTCTcaggtctcttcttctccaacgAAATATGACCGATCGTGTATCGTTTCTGGCCCTTTGGGGGCCTCGcaccttctttcttttcttcgtcttcctggtGTTGCTGCATACGCTGAGGGAGCACCCATATGGGCCGCGTATCTCCAGTTCTGCTTGcgccttttctgtgtctccccgGTCTTCCCCCGCCGTCCTCACTCATCCTATCTCCAAGCCtacgtctcttcctcgtggTCTTCCCTTGTTTTCTCCCCCTCTGCCGACCTTTGCCTCGCGTTCGTTATCCTTTTCCGCGGCTTCTTCCCggccgctctctctcgccttctcgtaCGCATCTCCGCGatggcgtttctctgcagatcTCCCAAGGTTCATCCCCAGGTGCATTGAGTCGCTCCCAGCGAGGCGGAAaccgtctctgtttccagaAGGGGCTAGGACTTCGGAGGGAGAGTTCAACctgaaaagggagacaaagCGTCGACCATATGCGTGCCCTCGCTCTCCAGGTTCTCCACGACCACCGTtggctctgttttcttctttatCTCCCTTTCTGCCTTGTGCATGCGGACGATTCTCGTCAGCTTGCCCGTTGAAGTCTTCGGCTGAGCTTGAGAGCCGTCCCGTCCACGCCCCTAGGCAAGATTCGCGTCTCCGGAGAAGGCGCGTGTTTCCGATCAACTCTAAAACCTTTTCGGGctcctgttctccctcttcctttcttgctCCAAATCTctgttcctcgtctctgtgttCGCCGTGTgagtcgtctctctcctcgtcgtcctgTGCGTTCCATTCTTCTCCTCAACGCTTTCTGAATCTGTCTCCAGCTCCTCCGCCCTCCTCGCTGTCcccttgttcttcctcgcaaTCGACACGGCTTCTTGCCAAAGGCGAGGTCGCGACGGCTGTCGGGCGGGAAGCGCCTTatccctcttttctcgtgcCGTCGCCTTATCCTCCACCGCCCTCCGGGGCGGAGACttgggaggagacaggcggcagaggagacgacattaacgaggaagagagaattCGCAGAAAGGCGCAGGCCTGGCGCGTTGATCGCAGTGTCCTTGACCTCAGTCCCGAAGAGCTGGATCGGAAGGTtgccgaagaaaaagaggaactcCAACAGCGATGGCGGACCCGACTCGACGTAGAACAAAGGCGGCATCAAGATTACTttgagcagcagagagaggatcAACGCGAACTGCTGAACTCCCTCTCAGCCCCACCGTGTTAGTCTGTCCAACCTGTGTGCCATTGCCTTCTCGGGGTCGTAAAAAACAGAAACCCCGCGAATCCCCTGTGGAGGCGACCGCACAACCGTGGATAGAAGAGATTCCATCTCCAGGAGGTGCCAAATTGGACTATTTGGAGTTCTTGGGGCAAGTGCGCCTCATTCCCATTTTTCACATATTTCAATATCCTACTTGTATTCATGTTTGCTTGGAAGCTGGAGTCATTAGCAGTGTTGGTTTGATATAAGCATAGAATCAATCCGCTAGAAAGGTGTAGGATAGTAGCTACAACAGAATAAGAAGTTCTTTGCGTGGAGGTTTGTTACGTTCCGTACAGTTGTAAGTAAAAGGTGCGTTAGAGACTTAGACTAGCGCAGGAGCGCATTGTTTCATTCGACAGTCCACTCTCAGTCTTACCATACATAATACGTTTATGATCCCAGGCTGATTTAATAAGTCAAAGGTTAGCCAGGGGAGTTAGCATCAGTTGTTACGTGATTGGTATTGCATGCCTGATAATTTATATTGTGATTCTCATCAATGGGAGCACAGTTCCTTGGGTATCCGATCCAGTGTTCTGCTTTGGGCATTGAAATTGATCTACAGTTCAACCCTGTGTTATTTAAGTCAGTTGATTGGTATTACATTTGATATCCTGTGGATTCAGTGTCCAAGACTATTTGGGTTAATAACGATTCCGTCTTCCATCTTCCAAATAAACTATACTagaatgtctctgtttattcgatttgagttatacaGTTCTGCGTCGCGGATCATTGGTACAGGGACAGTATTTACTTATAATGTGGCGATTACAATCCATGGTCTAGCTTTGATCTTCATGTTAACTTCCTCAAAACGCCAAAGGCCATGTGATCTATATAGAGGAACGGGGTCTTAGAAGAAACCTCCACAGAAAAAGCTTAAAAATCACTCTGCCTTAGAGATTATTCCTCCCAGTGCGATGGTACCGAGCATACTAGCATCTAACTGGGCTCCCAACGCGGGCGTGCCGGACCTCCGATAGCCACATCTCACGAGTATTTTTGTGCTCCCCTTGTCTCAAGGTTCGCCGTgatctgctgcatgcgtttcgacCTCCAGTGACTTACAGttctctgcatcttttcAAGACCCCAGGGCAGGACAACCCGCCGCGATCCCCCTCGCTTAGCGTGGTTCTTCGATGTTTGTTGGTGCAGGTGTTTCTTTTGTCCTTTCGATTCTTCTCCGGCGCatcctgtctccgtttttctctccctaTTTTGTTTGCCTGCAGGGGTTCACCTCTTTCGCCCTGTTCAGCTGGATGACTCGCCTCCGCTTAAATATGACTTCCGCGTTTACCAGCCTTACTTTCGGAGCCTCATTGTGAGTGTCTTCTCCGCAAGAATCAATCGAAAAAATGGCAACCCCGTAGAGGTTGGAATGGCGAAACCGCTTCAATCTGAAGTGTTAGATTCCGGGATATTTTCAGAAGTTGCCGAATCTGCGTGGAGGATTTGAGGGCTCGACGTCGGTGTCCTTGTCCTAGTCGGGGGGGGGGTTCATCCACGGAAGTACAAGCAGAAACTATGACTGTCCGCTCGTGCCCATTGTCTCGCATCTGTGTTTCGGTCGTCGGCCGTTTATTTGTGTCTATGTCATCAACATGTCAATGCAATATCAATAACGACGAAACCCATTTGATAAACATGACGGCATAGAAGCTTAAGCTGCATATATGTGTTCAAACTCCACACACTGAATATACTAATGCTAACCTACTAAGGACACGACCGGTAGGACACATAAGGCGTTCTCCAGCGATATGCAAGAGGCCGAAGATTTCGGCGGACCAACAAAGGCGCAAGGAGCGATCAGAAACTAGATCTGGTAAAGAAAGACCTTCAAGCTCTAAACCGGAATTTCACCTCGTAGTATCACTCTCAAGAAAAAGCTTATACATAgtcctgtctcagagatgaCTACTCCCAGGACTAAGGTAGCCCGTTGCCCTGATTCgatcttttcttctgcgggGTCTCGCCGCATGTGTATTGCctattttctctcttgctgaATCTTCAGGAGGCTTCTAAACCTTTCATTCACACAAAAGTCATTCCGCCATCTGCCATCCAGGTACTCCCTCTATGCGTTCGGGATCTCCGTAGTTCTTCCCAGAGGCGGCCTCGCAGGGTTGTCGTCGTGACTACAGTTGGAGCTTTGTTAAGCCTGTATAGATGTGTGCCATTCTCGTTTGACGTGCTGGCGttatttgcatgcatttgtaAAGGATACCCGCGTCAAAAATGAACGAGAGCATTCAACCTACTTTCACTGCGTGCGGGCACCACCACAAGTATGCTTTTGTGGCGCTGGTGCGCCCTGAAATtattctcttcttcggcttcggTGTTTTTCCGTACCTCGTTTCGCTACTCGTTTCTTCGTGCAGTTGATACTCTATGTCACACTTCGCGTTTCTCATCCATTCCTGTAGCTCTGGTGTCTCATCTGCCTCAGTTAACGGGGCCCTTTAGTTCTGAGTTAATGACCGCTATTTTTACAGCTTGTGTTGTTCCGCTCAGGCGAATGCGGGTATACTCGATGAACGTATGTGTGCACATTGTTCTATCTCAAAGCGAGTGGACAGAGAAGTATAGTTAGAATATGAGTCCAGTTATCAGATATCTACACGAAGTTTTTTTGTGGTTCCTTGTATGTCTGAATTTTGCTGTGCCCAGCGTTTCCTCGAGCGTCGTCACTCGCCCgacttctcgctttcctccggTTTTCGCTTCAAGCAGATTCAGCCGCTCTTCGCCCACAATTCGGGATGCAGTGCTTTCTTTTACTTTCACACATGTTTCTCCTCGGTAGCTCCCGTCTTTCTCAACGCTCTGCGTCGCACGAGTCTCTCGCGCCTAGAATCTCTTGCGATATCGGCAGTGAAGATCGAAGGAGCGAAGCACGAGTTCTACTCGCTGCCGGGTATTCGAGAAGACATCGTCGATGACATCTTCAACAATCTGGGTAAAATCGTTTTCCGCGAAAAGAAAATTGTGTATGTCCACCGAATGGATATCCACGCTTGGATCAAAAGCCAGcaggaagacaaggaaagaggGGGGTGCGGCGGcgcaggcgagaaaggagaagagcggcaggAGATGAAGGTagcgcgcgcgtctctctcaggGATTGAAGCGGAAGGTTCGGAGGCGGCCGAACcaggcgaggacgagaggcaagggagaagaaaggaacacGAAGAGGAAGTGCCATCTACATTTGAAAACGAACCAAAAACGCGCGtgacagagacaagcgaTGTGTGGAATCTCCTTCCACCGGGCACCAGGCTGGTTAGGAGTCGACCGcgtgaaaaaacagagaaagggtGGGCATCTTACTtgcttccgccttcttccccctcgtcCTCGGAcgacgacagcgaggaagaagacatgTACTACAGGATCCCTGTTCCCCTCCCGCCTGCGAACTTCACACATCCCCTCCGAGCGAAGCTGCGCGTCCGAGGGCctctcgtcgctgtcgccgGCCACATTCAGCTACCCGAAGGCGTTGAAGTCGTGAACAAGAACCAGTATTTATTTACGGTCAATGCGGGGTACTACGTGAACATGGACTTCAAGATCGAGCGCATCAGAGAGTATGTGATGCCTGAGTTCGGCTACGACTCCCTAGAGCgggacagagacaaggaaggatTCATGTACTTCACAAATTACGTCGCGCCTGTTCCCATTTTCGCCTACGCGGCAGAACGGCGGGGAGAGGCTGTCCACACAAAGTGGGATGAAGTGAATGAGGACGCACCTCCGATCGAGGtggaaaatgaagaagacgaaaacgatATCCGCATGACTCAGGTCGAAGACATGCTGCGACAAGCCACCGCAGGAGCTCCCGATGTTGTCAAAGCTTCCCTCTTGCCGGTCCTTCAGACGTCAGAAGTGCTGTCGGAacagaaggaggaaggaaagggaagagaagcggaaagcGCGGgaaaagacgacagagaggggaCAGAACGCGGCATgcaggacgaagagggagaagagcgttGGAATGCAGGCAATGCGGAAGGTGGACAAGGCGAAGGCAAGGATGCGAAAGTAAATGAGGAGGGGTCACCAGACCGGCCTGCTTCCCACTCGTCACTTCCTTTCGCTTCCAAGAAACCGGAAGACCGGTATAACGCCTACCGTCTCCTCGAACCTTCGGAGGAAATGCGGGAAGCGTACCGCCGAGATTACCTAGAAAATGACTTGCCGTACCAGAACCTAGGAGAAGTCGTGACGCTCGAGGTGCAGACCGACGGAAGCTTGACTCCGAGAGAAGCTGTGCTTCACTGCTGCGACGACCTCATCAAGCAAGTGCTTGACATCCAGCATGCACTCTACCACAACTGCCATATCGGTGTGGACGGAACCGAGGAGGAAGAGTTCAATGACCCCGACTGGTATCAAGACGCTCACAGGTAAGGACATGGTGGGATACGCGGGCCTGCACGAAAAAGGACGGTGCTTTGCCTCGTTTGCCGTAatgctctctcctcttgaaCAACGAAGCCGGTAGCTCTGGTCATAATACCCTGGAAGGTCTCtcgtgtttctccttctcaggACTTGTCTCCGGGGCCCCTAATGTTGTTTTTCGAAAACAAAGCCATCTGATTCTTCCAACACGACGATATGTGGCTCTTGTCTTGGTCTTCATCATTCCTGTCCGTTTTCACGACACGCGTCATGTAGCCGTTAAATCTCCTGGACATCCCTACGTATctggcgtgcatgcaggggcGCTTGAGAAGTTGTGTACTCGATGTGGCGTTTTAGAGCTCTTGACGGTCTCGTATTGTGGTATGTTTGtttgtctcgctctcttttcgaCGCCACACTCCGCCGGTGCTCAGGTACGTTGGCGTGCCTTGGAATCCGTACAAAGGCTCGTCGGCGCGGAGCCAGAAGCGACAAGCCTTCTTCTTTAAGAGCGACGTTCTTCGTCAGTACAACATTCTCCGTGAGAAAATAGatgcaagaagagaagcctcTGCTGCGGGCTCTGCTGCGTCCGACGGAGGCAtggagaaagacgcgaagcCGAGCGTTTGGCCGGTGCCTGGTCGCGGTCTCGGAAACGAAATCTTCGTGGCGTCCTCTccgcaagaagaagaaatgatgagaggagacactctgagagaaaagaaggaggctGCTGCACGCACACTGGACCTCGAGCAAACGCGGCTGCAGCAACACATACCGGAGGGCTTAGGGCCGCGATCTGGACCCACGTACGGTCTgagcgagagagacttgGACGAGCGCCTCTtggatgaagaggaggaagaagaaaggatcGTTAACACGAGTGCGATAAtccggaaagagagagaggaagcgtgGAAAGACAAACAGAGGACGTATCGCGACCTGGCAGAGAACGAACCGCTGAAACAGCTAGGTGACGGTAAGGGGCTGGTCAGATACCCCCCCGACACAAAACCTATGATGGAAGCACCGGAATGGGTCATGGAGGATCCTATGGGACAGAGAAAGCCAATCGGATTCAGCGAATTCAACGACGATTAAcggagcgagaaagagacccTGGTGGAGAAATGCAGATACAGACACTGACAAACAGCGAAAATCAGAGACTGATTTTTATCCGTGGCACATACACATACCTCGTGTAAA
Proteins encoded in this window:
- the RPOA gene encoding DNA-directed RNA polymerase alpha chain rpoA (encoded by transcript TGME49_249560~Gene product name based on ToxoDB Community Expert Annotation.~Predicted trans-membrane domain (TMHMM2.0):6-29), whose product is MTDRVSFLALWGPRTFFLFFVFLVLLHTLREHPYGPRISSSACAFSVSPRSSPAVLTHPISKPTSLPRGLPLFSPPLPTFASRSLSFSAASSRPLSLAFSYASPRWRFSADLPRFIPRCIESLPARRKPSLFPEGARTSEGEFNLKRETKRRPYACPRSPGSPRPPLALFSSLSPFLPCACGRFSSACPLKSSAELESRPVHAPRQDSRLRRRRVFPINSKTFSGSCSPSSFLAPNLCSSSLCSPCESSLSSSSCAFHSSPQRFLNLSPAPPPSSLSPCSSSQSTRLLAKGEVATAVGREAPYPSFLVPSPYPPPPSGAETWEETGGRGDDINEEERIRRKAQAWRVDRSVLDLSPEELDRKVAEEKEELQQRWRTRLDVEQRRHQDYFEQQREDQRELLNSLSAPPWVHLFRPVQLDDSPPLKYDFRVYQPYFRSLIEASKPFIHTKVIPPSAIQRFLERRHSPDFSLSSGFRFKQIQPLFAHNSGCSAFFYFHTCFSSVAPVFLNALRRTSLSRLESLAISAVKIEGAKHEFYSLPGIREDIVDDIFNNLGKIVFREKKIVYVHRMDIHAWIKSQQEDKERGGCGGAGEKGEERQEMKVARASLSGIEAEGSEAAEPGEDERQGRRKEHEEEVPSTFENEPKTRVTETSDVWNLLPPGTRLVRSRPREKTEKGWASYLLPPSSPSSSDDDSEEEDMYYRIPVPLPPANFTHPLRAKLRVRGPLVAVAGHIQLPEGVEVVNKNQYLFTVNAGYYVNMDFKIERIREYVMPEFGYDSLERDRDKEGFMYFTNYVAPVPIFAYAAERRGEAVHTKWDEVNEDAPPIEVENEEDENDIRMTQVEDMLRQATAGAPDVVKASLLPVLQTSEVLSEQKEEGKGREAESAGKDDREGTERGMQDEEGEERWNAGNAEGGQGEGKDAKVNEEGSPDRPASHSSLPFASKKPEDRYNAYRLLEPSEEMREAYRRDYLENDLPYQNLGEVVTLEVQTDGSLTPREAVLHCCDDLIKQVLDIQHALYHNCHIGVDGTEEEEFNDPDWYQDAHRYVGVPWNPYKGSSARSQKRQAFFFKSDVLRQYNILREKIDARREASAAGSAASDGGMEKDAKPSVWPVPGRGLGNEIFVASSPQEEEMMRGDTLREKKEAAARTLDLEQTRLQQHIPEGLGPRSGPTYGLSERDLDERLLDEEEEEERIVNTSAIIRKEREEAWKDKQRTYRDLAENEPLKQLGDGKGLVRYPPDTKPMMEAPEWVMEDPMGQRKPIGFSEFNDD